A region from the Colwellia sp. PAMC 21821 genome encodes:
- a CDS encoding transporter substrate-binding domain-containing protein, which translates to MSFKITAQPLNTIIVATHIEPPFSNIVDGIFIGENIDIAHALAAKLNKKASFVYCPPARCFALLQSGQADMMIAIRKTETRKQFLQYLEPPIKIQKLPLQFYIHADSKIDLNSYEDLHSLNIGVLRGASYFDQFDQDTQLSKIPLTNYQQLVDMLLKGRIDTFLEREETITPWVDQKVYNTQIKIAKFAYDKTVGSYITVSKKSALANETTLLSQALKDLSDKGELQAIVKKVRN; encoded by the coding sequence ATGTCATTTAAAATCACAGCGCAACCGCTAAATACTATTATTGTTGCTACGCATATTGAACCGCCATTCTCCAACATTGTTGACGGTATATTCATTGGCGAAAATATTGATATCGCCCATGCATTGGCAGCCAAATTAAATAAAAAAGCGAGTTTTGTCTATTGCCCTCCTGCTCGCTGTTTTGCACTATTACAAAGTGGTCAAGCCGACATGATGATTGCGATAAGGAAAACAGAAACAAGAAAACAGTTTCTACAATATCTTGAACCGCCAATAAAAATACAAAAGCTGCCGTTACAATTCTATATTCATGCCGACAGTAAAATCGATTTAAATAGCTATGAAGACCTGCATTCTTTAAACATTGGCGTTTTAAGAGGAGCTTCATATTTTGATCAGTTTGACCAAGATACACAACTCTCTAAAATTCCATTAACTAACTACCAGCAACTCGTTGATATGCTATTAAAAGGGCGCATTGACACCTTCCTTGAGCGCGAAGAAACTATCACACCCTGGGTTGATCAAAAGGTTTATAATACTCAAATTAAAATAGCGAAGTTCGCTTATGACAAAACGGTAGGATCTTATATTACGGTGTCAAAAAAATCTGCATTAGCCAATGAAACAACACTTTTATCACAAGCCTTAAAGGACTTATCTGACAAAGGTGAGTTGCAGGCTATTGTAAAGAAAGTGAGAAATTGA
- a CDS encoding YacL family protein, which translates to MEYQFIDDPITGGAIAKFSLDHEVIGPWLEVEVGTDTDKLEQLLSAMADIEAEKKLEVTITGNEYTVVFNRGDVTVQTNASMDGLEVLPDSLIEEDIDFDQQDSSSCGREDFREILLSWAKFVNKR; encoded by the coding sequence ATGGAATATCAATTTATAGATGATCCAATCACAGGCGGCGCTATCGCTAAGTTCTCACTTGATCATGAAGTTATTGGTCCGTGGTTAGAAGTTGAAGTTGGTACTGATACAGACAAGCTTGAACAGTTATTGTCAGCTATGGCAGATATTGAAGCAGAGAAAAAGTTAGAAGTTACTATAACAGGTAACGAATACACGGTGGTTTTTAATCGTGGTGATGTCACAGTACAAACTAATGCCAGTATGGACGGACTTGAGGTATTGCCAGATTCATTGATTGAAGAAGATATAGATTTTGATCAACAGGACTCGTCATCTTGTGGACGCGAAGATTTTCGAGAAATACTATTGTCTTGGGCAAAGTTCGTCAATAAAAGATAG
- the rapA gene encoding RNA polymerase-associated protein RapA: protein MSFYPGQRWISDSESDQGLGTVTAVEGRFVTIVFTATGDARQYAIDNAPLTRVIFNAGDNIPSHEGWSLTVESFEENNNLLTYFGVRQDTGEACSLKEMMIDHFIKFNKPHDRLLNGQIDRLDWFRLRKDCLHHQFSQQQSDLTGLSGGRVSLIPHQLYIAEEVGSRFAPRVLLADEVGLGKTIEAGLIIHQQLVTGRAKRVLIIVPESLMHQWLVEMLRRFNLPFSIFDESRCEETSDNGDDENPFSQEQLVLVNLGFITKNPRWYEAMIDEEWDLMVVDEAHHLSWQQDNASIEYQCIEQLAQTIPGVLLLTATPDQLGHEGHFARLRLLDPDRFFDYQKFTEEEQHYTEVADAANTLITDEPLASEQITTLTTLLHEADVSAHIAAINHAEKSEQKNARQHILDQLLDRHGTGRILFRNSRNTIKGFPGRELHAAPMAMPEAYQDAINELLLSGTAEDLKSQAQAKLIFTPETLFSLDSHEDWYDIDPRVDYLIELLQSLKKEKVLVICANAQTAIDLETALRVKEGMRAAVFHEGLSIFERDRAAAYFAQDEDSAQVLLCSEIGSEGRNFQFAHHLVLFDLPRNPDLLEQRIGRLDRIGQTETIRIHVPYFEDSAQSLLFKWYKKALNAFEHTCITGHAVFNAFGEKLFDLALSASWDSNEAETLIKQSHEKHLTIKQDLESGRDKLLELHSSGQGKAHALVEKIEKLDQQIHLPQFMFQLLDVFGIQQDDKADNAIALQPSEHMLCTNFPCLPEDGTTITFNRHTALAVENYQLITWDHPMVRGAMDLVLSDEIGNSSIGLLKNPALPAGTFFLECIFTLEAIAPSNLQLGRYLPTTPIRILVDKNGNNLADKVSETVLDQQLSPVKKQVALQLVKALRSQVAPLVAKAEAHADAQISSIQAKALAGMQVAMDEEHQRLTALKAINPSVRQQEIDFILMQKNALAEYIEKAQIQFEAVRLIVVSN from the coding sequence ATGTCATTTTACCCTGGACAACGCTGGATTAGTGATAGTGAGTCAGATCAAGGACTAGGTACCGTTACCGCTGTCGAAGGTCGTTTTGTTACTATCGTATTTACGGCTACTGGGGATGCAAGACAATATGCCATAGATAATGCACCTTTAACCCGAGTTATTTTTAATGCTGGCGATAATATTCCAAGCCATGAAGGTTGGTCACTTACCGTCGAATCGTTCGAAGAAAATAATAATTTATTGACCTACTTTGGTGTTAGACAAGACACCGGCGAAGCTTGTTCATTAAAAGAAATGATGATTGATCATTTCATTAAATTTAATAAACCTCATGATCGCCTCCTTAACGGACAAATTGATCGCCTTGATTGGTTTCGTTTAAGAAAAGACTGTCTACATCATCAATTTAGCCAACAACAATCAGATTTAACAGGCCTAAGCGGTGGCCGTGTTAGCTTGATCCCACACCAATTATATATTGCTGAAGAAGTCGGTAGTCGCTTTGCACCTCGGGTTTTGTTAGCTGATGAAGTGGGTTTAGGTAAAACCATTGAAGCTGGCTTAATTATTCATCAACAATTAGTAACAGGCCGTGCTAAACGTGTGCTAATTATTGTACCAGAGTCATTAATGCACCAATGGTTGGTTGAAATGTTACGTCGTTTTAATCTGCCGTTTAGTATTTTTGATGAAAGTCGCTGTGAAGAGACATCAGATAACGGCGATGATGAAAATCCATTCAGCCAAGAACAACTGGTGCTAGTTAATCTTGGCTTTATTACCAAAAATCCTCGCTGGTATGAAGCGATGATTGATGAAGAATGGGACTTGATGGTTGTCGACGAGGCACACCATTTAAGTTGGCAGCAAGATAATGCCAGCATAGAATATCAATGTATTGAGCAATTAGCGCAAACCATACCTGGGGTTTTATTGTTAACGGCGACACCTGATCAATTAGGTCATGAAGGTCACTTTGCTCGCTTACGTTTACTTGATCCTGATCGCTTCTTCGACTATCAAAAGTTTACTGAAGAAGAACAACATTATACCGAAGTCGCTGATGCAGCAAATACGCTGATCACTGATGAACCACTTGCTAGCGAACAAATAACCACGTTAACCACCTTGTTGCACGAAGCCGATGTTAGTGCACATATTGCGGCAATCAATCATGCTGAAAAGTCAGAGCAAAAAAATGCTCGCCAGCATATTCTTGATCAACTTTTAGACCGTCATGGCACAGGTCGTATATTGTTTCGTAACAGCCGTAACACCATTAAAGGTTTCCCCGGCCGTGAATTACATGCTGCGCCAATGGCAATGCCAGAAGCCTATCAAGACGCTATCAATGAACTCTTATTGTCAGGCACTGCTGAAGATTTAAAATCACAAGCACAAGCAAAACTTATTTTTACGCCAGAAACATTGTTCAGCTTAGACAGCCATGAAGATTGGTATGATATTGACCCACGCGTCGATTATTTAATTGAGCTTTTACAGTCATTGAAAAAAGAAAAAGTCTTAGTTATTTGTGCAAATGCGCAAACCGCTATCGACTTAGAAACCGCCTTGCGTGTTAAAGAAGGTATGCGTGCTGCGGTATTTCATGAAGGTTTAAGCATTTTTGAACGTGATCGTGCTGCCGCCTACTTTGCTCAAGATGAAGATAGCGCTCAGGTGCTATTGTGTTCTGAAATTGGTAGCGAAGGACGTAATTTTCAATTTGCACATCATTTAGTCTTGTTTGATTTACCACGTAACCCAGATTTACTAGAACAACGTATCGGTCGCTTAGACCGTATTGGTCAGACAGAGACTATTCGTATTCACGTGCCTTATTTTGAAGACTCTGCGCAAAGTTTACTGTTTAAATGGTATAAAAAAGCGTTGAACGCATTTGAGCATACTTGTATTACTGGCCATGCAGTTTTTAACGCTTTTGGTGAAAAATTATTTGACCTAGCACTTAGCGCCAGTTGGGATTCTAACGAAGCGGAAACGTTGATCAAGCAAAGTCATGAGAAACATTTAACCATCAAACAAGACCTTGAATCAGGCCGAGATAAATTGCTTGAGCTGCACTCTTCAGGCCAAGGTAAAGCACATGCCTTAGTTGAAAAGATTGAAAAGTTAGATCAACAAATTCATTTGCCACAATTCATGTTTCAGTTATTGGATGTTTTTGGCATTCAACAAGATGATAAAGCAGATAATGCCATTGCACTGCAACCTTCTGAGCATATGTTGTGTACTAACTTCCCATGCTTACCTGAAGACGGCACAACGATTACTTTTAACCGTCATACCGCACTAGCAGTTGAAAACTACCAGCTTATTACCTGGGATCATCCTATGGTACGTGGTGCTATGGACCTTGTTCTTTCTGATGAAATAGGTAACTCAAGTATTGGCCTATTGAAAAACCCGGCACTGCCTGCTGGCACATTTTTCTTAGAGTGTATTTTCACCTTAGAAGCTATTGCACCAAGCAATTTGCAGCTAGGTCGTTATTTACCGACTACACCTATTCGCATCTTAGTCGACAAAAATGGTAATAACCTTGCCGATAAAGTCAGCGAAACAGTATTAGATCAACAACTGTCACCGGTGAAAAAACAAGTGGCACTGCAATTAGTTAAAGCATTGAGAAGCCAAGTGGCTCCGTTAGTTGCCAAAGCAGAAGCACATGCGGATGCGCAAATTTCTTCTATTCAAGCAAAAGCGCTTGCAGGTATGCAAGTAGCCATGGATGAAGAACATCAACGTTTAACGGCGCTAAAAGCCATAAACCCAAGTGTGCGTCAGCAAGAAATTGACTTTATTTTGATGCAAAAAAATGCCTTAGCTGAATATATTGAAAAAGCACAAATTCAGTTTGAAGCTGTGCGGTTAATTGTTGTCAGCAACTAG
- a CDS encoding oxidoreductase — MIVNTSSRKLFQMCFVFLLFIAVNMPTIVHAQLTPWQRGDIAKKVSLRGSAVYQDSLWITGSENAVYVSQDAGKTWLDRSVIAKVNTDFRDIALFDHNTAIVMGVGEGAQSVLYKTIDAGITWQLLLQNEDAKGFYDSIAFWNNTTGLLLGDPVDGFYVIKKTEDAGRTWRRIARLKLPKILPKEAAFAASGNTLITDENGQAWLTTGGFTASVYYSSDWGESWLRQSVPLFQQTQTAGGYALALNSQQQVFVLGGDYLQRPASYANIATFLDKQWQPIDAGQRGLRTAMSCSENICIASGKTGSDISTDSGQHWQAFDDTSSEINDQGFYTIASDNGLFLAAGAQGKVAIYRTNP; from the coding sequence ATGATTGTAAATACTTCTTCTAGAAAGCTTTTTCAAATGTGCTTTGTTTTTTTGTTATTTATTGCTGTAAATATGCCGACCATCGTCCATGCACAATTAACACCGTGGCAAAGGGGGGATATAGCTAAAAAGGTGTCACTGCGCGGCAGTGCAGTTTATCAAGATTCACTCTGGATAACGGGCAGCGAAAATGCGGTATATGTTAGCCAAGATGCAGGTAAAACTTGGTTAGATCGCTCGGTTATTGCAAAGGTTAATACCGACTTTCGTGATATCGCATTATTTGATCATAACACCGCTATCGTAATGGGTGTAGGGGAAGGCGCTCAATCTGTTTTATATAAAACAATAGACGCTGGCATAACTTGGCAATTACTCTTACAGAATGAAGATGCTAAGGGCTTTTATGATTCCATTGCGTTTTGGAATAATACCACAGGGCTATTATTAGGCGACCCTGTTGACGGTTTTTATGTGATTAAAAAAACCGAAGATGCGGGTCGAACATGGCGAAGAATTGCGCGGTTAAAACTCCCTAAAATCTTACCCAAAGAAGCCGCCTTTGCCGCTAGTGGCAATACGCTTATTACAGATGAAAATGGTCAAGCTTGGTTAACTACGGGGGGCTTTACAGCTTCAGTTTATTACAGCAGTGATTGGGGCGAAAGTTGGCTAAGGCAAAGTGTGCCGCTTTTTCAACAAACACAAACCGCAGGCGGTTATGCGTTAGCGCTGAACAGTCAACAGCAGGTTTTTGTGCTAGGTGGAGATTATCTGCAAAGGCCAGCAAGTTACGCCAATATTGCCACCTTTTTAGACAAGCAATGGCAGCCAATTGATGCGGGTCAACGTGGTTTGCGCACCGCGATGAGCTGCAGCGAAAATATTTGTATTGCCAGTGGCAAAACTGGCAGTGATATTTCCACAGATTCCGGACAACATTGGCAAGCGTTTGACGATACTTCAAGCGAAATAAACGACCAGGGTTTTTATACTATCGCCAGTGATAATGGATTGTTTTTAGCCGCAGGAGCACAAGGGAAGGTTGCAATATATCGCACCAATCCATGA
- a CDS encoding DUF3530 family protein translates to MRLKIKPLFNFIILATSTLLFNSTHSLAFDPIQEVQEQLKTGAKTEKSANSETAGTEQSTNSDTEAETNTESDDKKADPESIKDTDTAEDEHQHHVIINPPVDSFEQQQQDIKHYLSQEKISPILVGSESYLTAINEHTTAINKGVMVLIPDWQQSIATPNALNQLRKDMPQHGWTTITLHPPSKPENYPSQAFMAQERSTEDSDTLTSYSKKFADIMLAVIEKAKSYPGVIIVVAEGSNSAVLLGIYQQALVAAPAAFVMLSSYMPTIPASDKIAQQLAETDYPILDLYLKRDHRLVLANAKIRKDAAKRELKVYYRQKQLSNQVTGYYPKNTLTTEIISWLSAIGW, encoded by the coding sequence ATGCGTTTAAAAATAAAACCATTATTTAATTTCATTATATTAGCGACATCGACCCTACTGTTTAATAGCACGCACTCATTGGCCTTTGACCCTATCCAAGAAGTACAAGAGCAGCTAAAAACAGGTGCAAAAACAGAGAAAAGTGCTAACAGCGAAACGGCAGGTACAGAGCAAAGTACTAACAGCGACACTGAAGCAGAAACAAACACGGAATCCGACGATAAAAAAGCTGACCCTGAGTCAATAAAAGACACTGATACAGCAGAAGATGAACATCAACACCACGTCATCATCAACCCACCGGTTGATTCGTTTGAACAGCAGCAGCAAGATATTAAACACTACTTATCGCAAGAGAAAATCAGTCCAATACTTGTTGGATCTGAAAGTTATCTGACGGCGATTAATGAACACACCACGGCGATTAACAAAGGTGTGATGGTGTTAATTCCTGATTGGCAACAAAGCATAGCAACACCTAACGCACTTAATCAGCTTCGTAAGGACATGCCACAGCATGGATGGACAACCATTACCTTGCATCCTCCAAGTAAACCAGAAAACTACCCATCACAAGCATTCATGGCGCAAGAACGCAGCACTGAAGATAGCGACACTTTAACAAGCTATAGCAAAAAATTTGCCGATATTATGCTAGCGGTAATTGAGAAAGCTAAAAGTTATCCTGGAGTCATAATTGTTGTGGCAGAAGGTAGTAATAGCGCTGTATTACTCGGCATATATCAGCAAGCGTTAGTGGCTGCACCCGCGGCATTTGTTATGCTTAGTAGCTATATGCCAACAATACCAGCAAGCGATAAAATAGCGCAACAATTGGCAGAAACAGATTATCCCATACTCGATTTATATTTAAAGCGTGACCACCGGTTAGTGCTTGCGAATGCAAAAATAAGAAAAGATGCTGCTAAAAGAGAATTGAAAGTGTATTACCGACAAAAGCAATTAAGTAATCAAGTTACCGGTTACTACCCTAAAAACACCTTAACAACAGAAATTATAAGCTGGCTTAGTGCGATCGGCTGGTAA
- a CDS encoding bifunctional aconitate hydratase 2/2-methylisocitrate dehydratase, giving the protein MSLYLEYIAEIESRKNDLGLAPKPIDGAELLAEIIDQIKDQGNEHRADSLNFFIYNTLPGTTSAASEKAKFLKAIILGESVVAEISVEFAFELLSHMKGGPSVEVLLDLALSDDTSVAQPAAEVLKTQVFLYDADTARLEAAFKAGNAIAKDILTSYANAEFFTKLPEIDEKIEIVTYIAGEGDISTDLLSPGHQSHSRADRELHGQCMSTPEAQAEIKALQVKYPNAKVMLIAEKGTMGVGSSRMSGVNNVALLTGKKASQYVPFINIAPIVAGTNGIAPIFLTTVDVTGGIGLDLKNWVKKVDASGNTVVDANGDAVLEELYSVATGTVLTIDTKAHKLFNGDQELADISSAFTPQKMEFMKAGGSYAVTFGKKLQTFATEALGVEPVSVYASSKEISHAGQGLTAVEKIFNRNAVGVLSDSPLHAGSNVRVKVNIVGSQDTTGPMTCQELEAMAASTISPIVDGAFQSGCHTASVWDSKAKANTPKLMSFMNAFGLITARDPKGVYPAMTDVIHKVLNDITVDDRAIIIGGDSHTRMSKGVAFGADSGTVAIALATGESAMPIPESVKVTFKGHMKKHMDFRDVVHSTQAQMLKQFGGENVFQGRVIEVHIGTLMADQAFTFTDWTAEMKAKASICISQDNTLIASLELAKSRIQIMIDKGMENPAKTLHGLIALADKRIDEVKSGTTPALRPDANAKYFAEVVVDLDLIDEPMIADPDVNNDDVSKRYTHDVIRPVSFYNGKTVDLGFVGSCMVHKGDMQIIAQMFRNIEKQNGKIEFKVPLVVAPPTYNIVDELKAEGDWAILQKYSGFEFDDVNPKNSARTKYENIMYLERPGCNLCMGNQEKAEPGDTVIATSTRLFQGRVVADTTEKKGESLLGSTPLVVLASMLGRFPTLAEYKSAVDGINLTDFAPPVEVLTTPATAAVRIADPS; this is encoded by the coding sequence ATGAGCCTATATTTAGAATATATCGCAGAGATTGAAAGTCGTAAGAATGATCTAGGATTAGCACCTAAGCCGATTGATGGCGCTGAGTTATTAGCAGAAATTATCGATCAAATTAAAGATCAAGGTAACGAGCATCGTGCCGATTCACTTAACTTCTTTATCTATAATACTTTGCCAGGTACAACAAGTGCCGCAAGTGAAAAAGCTAAATTCTTGAAAGCAATTATTCTTGGTGAATCTGTTGTTGCTGAAATCTCAGTTGAGTTTGCCTTTGAATTGCTTTCTCATATGAAAGGTGGACCTTCAGTAGAAGTACTACTTGATTTAGCCTTATCTGACGATACATCGGTTGCACAACCTGCCGCAGAAGTATTAAAAACCCAAGTATTTTTATACGATGCTGATACTGCTCGCCTTGAAGCAGCATTTAAAGCCGGTAACGCCATTGCTAAAGATATTCTAACCAGTTATGCAAACGCTGAGTTCTTTACAAAACTGCCTGAAATAGACGAGAAAATTGAAATTGTGACTTATATTGCTGGTGAAGGTGATATTTCAACAGATTTATTATCTCCAGGTCATCAATCTCATTCTCGTGCAGATCGTGAATTACATGGTCAATGCATGAGCACGCCAGAAGCTCAAGCAGAAATAAAAGCATTACAAGTTAAGTACCCTAATGCGAAAGTTATGCTTATCGCAGAAAAAGGTACTATGGGTGTTGGTTCATCTCGTATGTCTGGTGTTAACAACGTTGCACTATTAACCGGTAAGAAAGCAAGTCAATACGTACCTTTTATCAACATTGCACCCATTGTTGCTGGCACAAATGGTATCGCTCCAATCTTCCTAACAACGGTTGATGTAACGGGTGGTATTGGTCTTGACCTTAAAAACTGGGTTAAGAAAGTAGACGCAAGTGGTAATACCGTTGTTGACGCAAATGGTGATGCCGTGCTGGAAGAATTGTACTCAGTAGCTACAGGTACTGTATTAACTATTGATACCAAAGCGCATAAATTATTCAACGGCGACCAAGAGCTTGCTGATATATCTTCAGCCTTTACGCCACAGAAAATGGAATTTATGAAAGCTGGTGGGTCATATGCTGTAACGTTTGGTAAGAAACTACAAACATTTGCAACAGAAGCTTTAGGTGTTGAACCTGTCAGCGTATATGCATCTTCAAAAGAAATTTCGCATGCAGGCCAAGGCTTAACGGCTGTTGAGAAAATATTTAACCGTAATGCCGTTGGTGTTTTATCTGACTCACCATTGCACGCAGGCTCAAACGTCCGTGTTAAAGTAAATATTGTCGGCTCGCAAGATACTACTGGCCCTATGACATGTCAGGAATTAGAAGCAATGGCTGCTTCTACTATATCGCCAATTGTTGATGGTGCATTCCAATCAGGTTGTCACACAGCATCTGTTTGGGATAGTAAAGCAAAAGCGAATACGCCTAAGTTAATGAGCTTTATGAACGCGTTTGGTTTAATCACAGCACGTGATCCTAAAGGTGTTTATCCGGCAATGACGGATGTTATTCACAAAGTATTGAATGATATTACTGTTGACGACCGCGCTATTATCATTGGTGGTGACTCGCATACACGTATGTCTAAGGGTGTTGCCTTTGGTGCCGACTCAGGCACGGTAGCAATTGCACTGGCAACGGGTGAGTCTGCAATGCCAATCCCTGAATCAGTGAAAGTGACCTTTAAAGGTCATATGAAAAAACACATGGATTTCCGTGACGTTGTTCATTCAACACAAGCACAAATGCTGAAGCAATTTGGCGGTGAAAACGTCTTCCAAGGTCGTGTAATCGAAGTACACATTGGTACGTTAATGGCTGACCAAGCATTTACTTTTACCGATTGGACTGCAGAAATGAAAGCAAAAGCTTCAATCTGTATTTCTCAAGATAATACCTTAATTGCATCACTTGAATTAGCGAAAAGTCGCATCCAAATCATGATTGATAAAGGTATGGAAAACCCAGCGAAAACGCTTCATGGTTTAATTGCTTTAGCTGATAAACGTATTGACGAGGTTAAGTCTGGTACTACACCTGCACTAAGACCTGATGCAAATGCTAAATACTTCGCTGAAGTAGTCGTTGATTTAGACCTAATCGACGAACCTATGATTGCCGATCCAGATGTAAACAACGACGACGTATCTAAGCGTTACACGCATGACGTTATTCGCCCTGTTTCTTTCTACAATGGCAAAACGGTTGATTTAGGTTTTGTTGGTTCATGTATGGTACATAAAGGCGATATGCAAATCATTGCGCAAATGTTCCGTAATATTGAAAAGCAAAATGGTAAAATTGAATTTAAAGTACCACTAGTTGTAGCGCCACCAACATACAATATTGTTGATGAGCTTAAAGCTGAAGGCGATTGGGCAATACTACAAAAGTATTCAGGTTTCGAATTTGACGATGTAAATCCAAAAAATTCGGCACGTACTAAGTATGAAAACATCATGTACTTAGAACGCCCTGGTTGTAACTTATGTATGGGTAACCAAGAGAAAGCTGAACCGGGTGATACGGTAATCGCTACATCTACACGCTTGTTCCAAGGTCGTGTTGTAGCTGATACCACTGAGAAAAAAGGTGAATCATTATTAGGTTCAACACCGTTAGTTGTACTTGCATCTATGTTGGGTCGTTTCCCTACATTGGCTGAATACAAAAGCGCTGTAGACGGTATTAACCTAACAGACTTTGCTCCACCAGTTGAAGTATTAACAACGCCAGCAACCGCTGCTGTTAGAATTGCTGATCCTAGCTAA
- the rluA gene encoding bifunctional tRNA pseudouridine(32) synthase/23S rRNA pseudouridine(746) synthase RluA produces the protein MGANPDFIYQPPMSPYLDIVYQDNDIVVFNKPSGLLTVPGRLPEHQDCLQNRVLKVLPTATVVHRLDMATSGIILMALNKPAHVAISRQFEKRLTQKSYIARVFGKIEKTQGSVEQPLICDWPNRPKQKVDHENGKAALTHYNVLSYRENNDKKITTLVELTPVTGRSHQLRVHMLFLGHPILGDRLYAHQQALTMSNRLQLHAKMLQITHPVSAQTLTFSKACPFD, from the coding sequence ATGGGTGCTAACCCTGATTTTATTTATCAGCCCCCAATGAGTCCTTACCTTGATATTGTTTATCAAGATAACGATATTGTTGTCTTCAATAAACCTAGCGGGCTATTGACGGTACCCGGTCGCTTGCCTGAACACCAAGACTGTTTACAAAATAGAGTGCTAAAAGTGCTGCCTACGGCAACCGTGGTTCATCGCTTAGACATGGCAACATCGGGCATTATTTTAATGGCACTGAATAAACCTGCCCATGTAGCAATTAGCCGTCAATTTGAAAAGCGCTTAACGCAAAAAAGCTACATTGCTCGGGTCTTTGGTAAAATTGAAAAAACTCAGGGTTCTGTTGAACAACCTTTAATTTGTGACTGGCCAAATAGGCCAAAACAGAAAGTCGATCATGAAAATGGCAAAGCCGCGTTAACCCATTACAACGTGCTAAGTTATCGTGAAAACAACGATAAAAAAATAACCACCTTAGTTGAACTGACACCGGTAACAGGACGCTCGCACCAATTACGGGTGCATATGCTTTTTCTTGGTCATCCAATACTTGGCGATCGACTTTATGCCCACCAGCAAGCATTAACCATGAGTAATCGCTTGCAATTACATGCAAAAATGCTACAAATAACGCATCCAGTTTCTGCGCAAACATTAACATTTTCAAAAGCCTGCCCTTTTGATTAA